In a single window of the Scophthalmus maximus strain ysfricsl-2021 chromosome 18, ASM2237912v1, whole genome shotgun sequence genome:
- the gtf2a1 gene encoding transcription initiation factor IIA subunit 1 isoform X1: MASSANSNPVPKLYKSVIEDVINEVRELFLDEGVDEQVLLELKTLWENKLLQSKAVEGFHTEEQAALQAAQQQQQQQQQQVQQVQQVQQVQQVQNIQQVTQPAQAQQVILPPQQQQAPQQQVIVQDSKILQHMNATGMSAAATAATLALPTGVTPYQQLITSQGQILQVVRAPNGAQYLIQQPQQQILLQQQMQPGGVQAPVIQQVCQFRQVLAPLQGGLPQQTGVIIQPQQIVLASNKVHGNTQVMQTTAMATQPGQAAAQVQQVQQVQQVQGAAAVQAQQQAQPQPQTQQPPLMMQVDGAGDTSSEEDEDEEEEYDEDDEEEKDKDGGEDGQVEEEPLNSEDDVSDEEDQELFDTENVVVCQYDKIHRSKNKWKFHLKDGIMNLNGRDYVFSKAIGDAEW, from the exons ATGGCGAGCTCGGCTAACTCGAACCCAGTG CCTAAGTTGTACAAGTCCGTGATCGAGGACGTGATCAACGAGGTGCGAGAGCTGTTCCTGGACGAGGGAGTGGACGAGCAGGTGCTCCTGGAGCTGAAGACG CTATGGGAGAACAAACTGCTGCAGTCCAAGGCAGTGGAGGGCTTCCACACCGAGGAGCAGGCAGCCCTGCAGGccgctcagcagcagcagcagcagcaacagcagcaggtccagcagGTCCAGCAGGTCCAGCAGGTCCAGCAGGTCCAAAACATCCAGCAGGTGACGCAGCCAGCGCAGGCCCAGCAAGTCATCCTGCCcccccagcagcagcaag CTCCCCAGCAGCAAGTCATTGTTCAGGATTCCAAGATTCTACAGCACATGAATGCAACGGGGATG AGTGCAGCAGCTACCGCAGCAACGCTTGCTTTGCCCACAGGGGTCACCCCATACCAACAGCTCATTACCAGCCAAG GTCAGATCCTGCAGGTGGTCCGCGCACCCAACGGGGCTCAGTACCTCATCCAGCAGCCCCAGCAGCAgatcctcctgcagcagcagatgcagccTGGCGGCGTGCAGGCGCCGGTCATACAACAGGTATGCCAGTTCAGACAG GTCCTGGCTCCTCTGCAGGGAGGCCTGCCCCAGCAAACGGGCGTCATCATCCAGCCACAGCAGATTGTTCTGGCTTCAAACAAAGTCCACGGCAATACACAG GTGATGCAGACAACAGCCATGGCAACGCAGCCCGGTCAGGCGGCAGCGCAGGTCCAGCAGGTCCAGCAGGTTCAGCAGGTCCAGGGTGCAGCCGCCGTGCAGGCCCAGCAGCAGGCCCAGCCCCAGCCTCAAACACAGCAGCCTCCCCTGATGATGCAGGTGGACGGGGCCGGAGACACTTCctcagaggaagacgaggatgaggaagaggagtatgacgaagatgacgaggaggagaaggacaaggACGGGGGCGAGGACGgtcaggtggaggag GAGCCACTGAACAGTGAGGATGACGTCAGTGATGAGGAGGACCAGGAGCTGTTTGATACAGAGAATGTAGTGGTGTGCCAATACGacaag ATTCACAGAAGTAAGAACAAATGGAAATTCCACCTGAAGGACGGGATCATGAATCTGAACGGGAGAGACTATGTCTTTTCCAAAGCCATTGGGGATGCTGAATGGTGA
- the gtf2a1 gene encoding transcription initiation factor IIA subunit 1 isoform X2 encodes MASSANSNPVPKLYKSVIEDVINEVRELFLDEGVDEQVLLELKTLWENKLLQSKAVEGFHTEEQAALQAAQQQQQQQQQQVQQVQQVQQVQQVQNIQQVTQPAQAQQVILPPQQQQAPQQQVIVQDSKILQHMNATGMSAAATAATLALPTGVTPYQQLITSQGQILQVVRAPNGAQYLIQQPQQQILLQQQMQPGGVQAPVIQQVLAPLQGGLPQQTGVIIQPQQIVLASNKVHGNTQVMQTTAMATQPGQAAAQVQQVQQVQQVQGAAAVQAQQQAQPQPQTQQPPLMMQVDGAGDTSSEEDEDEEEEYDEDDEEEKDKDGGEDGQVEEEPLNSEDDVSDEEDQELFDTENVVVCQYDKIHRSKNKWKFHLKDGIMNLNGRDYVFSKAIGDAEW; translated from the exons ATGGCGAGCTCGGCTAACTCGAACCCAGTG CCTAAGTTGTACAAGTCCGTGATCGAGGACGTGATCAACGAGGTGCGAGAGCTGTTCCTGGACGAGGGAGTGGACGAGCAGGTGCTCCTGGAGCTGAAGACG CTATGGGAGAACAAACTGCTGCAGTCCAAGGCAGTGGAGGGCTTCCACACCGAGGAGCAGGCAGCCCTGCAGGccgctcagcagcagcagcagcagcaacagcagcaggtccagcagGTCCAGCAGGTCCAGCAGGTCCAGCAGGTCCAAAACATCCAGCAGGTGACGCAGCCAGCGCAGGCCCAGCAAGTCATCCTGCCcccccagcagcagcaag CTCCCCAGCAGCAAGTCATTGTTCAGGATTCCAAGATTCTACAGCACATGAATGCAACGGGGATG AGTGCAGCAGCTACCGCAGCAACGCTTGCTTTGCCCACAGGGGTCACCCCATACCAACAGCTCATTACCAGCCAAG GTCAGATCCTGCAGGTGGTCCGCGCACCCAACGGGGCTCAGTACCTCATCCAGCAGCCCCAGCAGCAgatcctcctgcagcagcagatgcagccTGGCGGCGTGCAGGCGCCGGTCATACAACAG GTCCTGGCTCCTCTGCAGGGAGGCCTGCCCCAGCAAACGGGCGTCATCATCCAGCCACAGCAGATTGTTCTGGCTTCAAACAAAGTCCACGGCAATACACAG GTGATGCAGACAACAGCCATGGCAACGCAGCCCGGTCAGGCGGCAGCGCAGGTCCAGCAGGTCCAGCAGGTTCAGCAGGTCCAGGGTGCAGCCGCCGTGCAGGCCCAGCAGCAGGCCCAGCCCCAGCCTCAAACACAGCAGCCTCCCCTGATGATGCAGGTGGACGGGGCCGGAGACACTTCctcagaggaagacgaggatgaggaagaggagtatgacgaagatgacgaggaggagaaggacaaggACGGGGGCGAGGACGgtcaggtggaggag GAGCCACTGAACAGTGAGGATGACGTCAGTGATGAGGAGGACCAGGAGCTGTTTGATACAGAGAATGTAGTGGTGTGCCAATACGacaag ATTCACAGAAGTAAGAACAAATGGAAATTCCACCTGAAGGACGGGATCATGAATCTGAACGGGAGAGACTATGTCTTTTCCAAAGCCATTGGGGATGCTGAATGGTGA